The Paenibacillus sp. FSL R7-0345 DNA segment AAGGATATGCCAGGAAGTAAAGGCTATTTGAATGTGGCATGATGTCAAACTTACAGATGCCCGCAGGATTGAGCAGCTGGAAGGAAAAAAATTCGGTAACAGCGCCTATCCATAGCAATTGCAGTTTATAACCATTCGCATAAACAATCAGTCATGAACGTAGTAAATGAGCTCGGCTTCGACCCGGTAGATGGCGGATCTCTCCTGATATGGATCATTATATGCCAATAAACACATGGTTTGTACTAAGAAAAGGACTGTAATAGAAGTCCTTTTTTTGTTTTTTAAGTCTCGTTCGAGGAAAAATTTTGAATTAAAGCCCATCCTTAATTAAATTCCAGATGCGCTCAAACCTTGCTTGGTAGTCTGGTGAATTCCAGGATTCCTTGAAGGAAGGCAGACTAAATACCGCAAATACGGATAGAATCGCCTCCGCCCGCTCGAAGAGGGGATCTCGATATTCCATGATACCATCGATAATTTGGTAGGAGTCCCAGAGAACGTCACGCAATACCAATGGATTGCTGTCCACATATTGTGTATTAAGAGCAAACATTTTGGGATTTTCGTTGTATGCGCGTTTTTTAGCGTTAACAAAGGACCAGAGCCACTCGTGGAGCACATCCCTTGGCATAGCCAAATTAATTGTGTCTATTTGGATTTGTTCTGAAATCATCCGGTTGAACCAGCTTTTAGACACAGCCGCCCAGAGCTCTTGTTTATTTTTAAAATGTTTATAGAGCGCTGCATGAGTGATACTTAATTCATCGGCAATTTGAGAGAGTGTCACTTCCGGTTTTTCCGTTCGTTCAATTAATGCTTCTGCTGTTTCAATAATAAGTTCTTGTGTGATTCTAGCCATTTGTTTTGGCAGGTGCCAACCCTTCTTTCTTTAATGAATTCATTAATCGCCGTGTCTATACCTGTCTGTAGTATAGCATAATATAACATCAGGTAACAATTGTTGACTTTTGTAACTTCAGGTATTATGCTTATCGAGTCAGTTACAATTCAACTTAAATGTTACTAACCATTTTTGTAGAGGGAGGTTATAAATTATGAAAGCTGCTCAGATTACTAAATATTCAAAACAGTTCAAAGTTGAAGTGAATGATATCCCAGTTCCGGGAATACGGGATGACGAAGTCTTGGTTAAAGTGAAGGCTGCGGCAGTTAATCATCTGGAACTGCTTATCGCTACTGGAAGCGTGAAGTTAATCCAGGATTATGGGTTCCCGCTGACACTCGGTAATGAGCTCACAGGCATTATTGAAAAGGTTGGCAAAAATGTTCAGGGATTCAAAGCAGGCGATGCCATTTATTCACGTCTGCCTATACAAAAAATTGGTGCATTTGCAGAATACGCGGCGATTGAGGCTGATGCCATCGCACATTTACCTGCTAATCTGGATTTTGTTACCGGTGCGGCTGCACCCTTGACTGGATTAACGGCTTACCAAGGATTGCATGAAGAGTTAGCTGCTAAAGCTGGCGAAAGTGTATTTATTCCCGGAGGCTCTGGTTCTTTTGGCCAAATGGCTATTCCGATCGCCAAAAGTATGGGGCTCAAGGTTATCGTCAGTGGTAGTCCACAAGCACGTGAGCGGACAATGATGGCTGGAGCTGACCAATACATTGATTACACGACCGAGAACTATTGGGAACAGCTTAGAGATCTTGATTATGTAATTGATACCTTGGGATCAAGCGAATTTAATCATGAGCTTTCCATTATTAAAGCAGGCGGCCGTCTTCTTTCTTTGCGGACCGGTCCTAACAAACGTTTCGCCGAGGATATGGGCTTGTCAGGTTGGAAGCAAAAGCTCTTCGCTATTGCTGGAGCCAAGTATGACCACAAAGCCAAGAAGAAGAACATTCAGTATCATTTCATTTTTGTTCGCAGTGATGGAGAACAATTAAAAAGCATTACAAATATGATTGAAGAAAACGGAATTGTTCCAGCAGTGGACCCTACAATATTCCATATTGGAGATATTAATGAAGCCTTAAAGTTGGTTGCTGCAGGTCATCCGAAAGGAAAAGTCATAATCCAATTTTAAGGAGAGTATCGGGACGTGGGCGAGGGAAAGTCATATTGGAGATAGGCTAATCAGATGATTTCTTTACCTTTAACGAATCTTGTTATTATTAGCGTTAAAAAGGATTAAAAAACAAAATACGTGTAAATGCAGGATTTACTAAAATCATGCGCTTCTCCATGAAGGTTGCTCCGGATTTCATAACGCATACTTGGGGTCAATTGCTTCTTAAGTTAAAATAAATCATTCTTTACCAATCGTTCTCAATATGTTATATTGAACAACAGGGAGGGAAAAGAATGGCAAGGAGCAAAGAATTCGAAGAGAACGTGGTATTAGAAAAGGCGATGAAGCTTTTTTGGGAACAAGGTTATGAGAAGACATCTATGACGGAACTGGTTGAGCATATGGGAATTCATCGAAGAAGTTTATATGACACATTTGGCGACAAGCATACGTTATTTTTAAAAGCAATGGACCAATTCCACGAAAAAGTATGTGCTACACTTGTAGGAAAAGTTAAACGCTCTAAGACTGCAACTGAGGCACTTCAGCATATTTTTAGTTTCGTGATCTTTGGTGATGAAGATTCTCCTTCCGGATGTTTAATGGTGAATTCAGCGGTGGAACTGGCAATGCGCGATGCCGATGTGGATTTAAAGACCACAGAATTATTTGTATTATCAGAGCAGCTGTTCAAAGATATTATTCTGTGGGGACAGCAGAATGGAGAGTTTAATCCGGACTATAAAGCCAGTGATCAAGCGGAACATCTGCATGCTGTCTATGTAGCGTTACGGGTGATGACAAAAACCTCTATGCGTAAAGAAAAGCTACAACGTATAGCCGATGTATCGAGTAAACTTTTATCTAAATAATTATTCATTTAATTCCCTATGCACTTTCTAGTATGATCGTTCTCAAAAGCTTAGTCCTTCCATCTCTTGCACTAAGCTTGTACTCACAAAGGGTATGGTCATTTAATTTGCAGTTATTAGAACGATTATTCCCGTATGGTTAGAGCTTTCTAACCCTGGAACTTTTTTTAAAAAAAATGTACTCAAACAATGAATATAAGGAGCTAATACAATGAATATTTCTGAACAAGTCGCTTTTGTCACTGGAGCAAATCGGGGTTTTGGCCGCCAGCTTACTCTTGAACTTTTATCTAGGGGAGCTAAAGTTTACGCGGGTGCAAGAAATCCGGAAACCATTGATATTCCTGGTGTTACACCGGTAAAGCTTGATATCACCAACCCTCAAGAGGTTGCCGAAGCAGCTCTAGTCGCAAAGGATGTAACGCTTTTGATTAACAATGCAGGATCATCTACAGGAGCTTCTTTGCTGGAAGATGATGTGCAACAAATACAGCTGGAATTCGATACACATTTCTTCGGTACGCTATCCATGATTCGTTCCTTTGCACCGATTATTGAAAAAAACGGGGGAGGCTCCATTCTAAATGTTCTTTCCGCATTATCCTGGTTTAGTTCAGGAACTGTGGGTGCATATACAGCTGCAAAGGCTGCAGAATGGGCATTGACGAATGATTTACGTTTGAATTTGTATTCTCGTAATGTACGAGTATCAGGATTGCATGTGGGCTTTATGGAGACAGACATGACCACCGGTTTAGATACTCCAAAATCCAACCCTGCAGAGATTGCAAAAAAAGCTGTTGCTGGCATAGAATCTGGCAGCTTTGAAATTATTGCTGATGAT contains these protein-coding regions:
- a CDS encoding SDR family oxidoreductase, which produces MNISEQVAFVTGANRGFGRQLTLELLSRGAKVYAGARNPETIDIPGVTPVKLDITNPQEVAEAALVAKDVTLLINNAGSSTGASLLEDDVQQIQLEFDTHFFGTLSMIRSFAPIIEKNGGGSILNVLSALSWFSSGTVGAYTAAKAAEWALTNDLRLNLYSRNVRVSGLHVGFMETDMTTGLDTPKSNPAEIAKKAVAGIESGSFEIIADDNSRMLQAALAGGVPALYPHLS
- a CDS encoding NADP-dependent oxidoreductase, with the translated sequence MKAAQITKYSKQFKVEVNDIPVPGIRDDEVLVKVKAAAVNHLELLIATGSVKLIQDYGFPLTLGNELTGIIEKVGKNVQGFKAGDAIYSRLPIQKIGAFAEYAAIEADAIAHLPANLDFVTGAAAPLTGLTAYQGLHEELAAKAGESVFIPGGSGSFGQMAIPIAKSMGLKVIVSGSPQARERTMMAGADQYIDYTTENYWEQLRDLDYVIDTLGSSEFNHELSIIKAGGRLLSLRTGPNKRFAEDMGLSGWKQKLFAIAGAKYDHKAKKKNIQYHFIFVRSDGEQLKSITNMIEENGIVPAVDPTIFHIGDINEALKLVAAGHPKGKVIIQF
- a CDS encoding TetR/AcrR family transcriptional regulator, which encodes MARSKEFEENVVLEKAMKLFWEQGYEKTSMTELVEHMGIHRRSLYDTFGDKHTLFLKAMDQFHEKVCATLVGKVKRSKTATEALQHIFSFVIFGDEDSPSGCLMVNSAVELAMRDADVDLKTTELFVLSEQLFKDIILWGQQNGEFNPDYKASDQAEHLHAVYVALRVMTKTSMRKEKLQRIADVSSKLLSK
- a CDS encoding TetR/AcrR family transcriptional regulator, translated to MARITQELIIETAEALIERTEKPEVTLSQIADELSITHAALYKHFKNKQELWAAVSKSWFNRMISEQIQIDTINLAMPRDVLHEWLWSFVNAKKRAYNENPKMFALNTQYVDSNPLVLRDVLWDSYQIIDGIMEYRDPLFERAEAILSVFAVFSLPSFKESWNSPDYQARFERIWNLIKDGL